In Streptomyces puniciscabiei, a single genomic region encodes these proteins:
- a CDS encoding thiamine pyrophosphate-binding protein, with translation MTHDHDLVLRPTDQQTEAALNPPPGRNGGDLVVETLAGLGATTVFGLPGQHALGMFDALRRSALRYVGLRVENNAGFAADAYGRITGEAAPLLLSTGPGALTSLAALQEAAAASAPVLAISSQIPTAGLGGGRHGYLHELPDQAASFRGVVKSVHTVRTQSQIPSAIAAAWKSALTAPHGPVWVEIPQDVLLAETTLPVVTAPDATPEDLAPRPELTAVAAHLLSRASRPAIIAGGGVVRSDASGKLRLLAERLQAPVVTTFGGKGAFPWEHPLSLQSWLEDRHTTDFLEDADVLLVVGSGLGELSSNYHTFKPRGRVIQIEADLGKLESNHPALGIHADARLVLQALLETVEERTDDSAPERVRELLAKVASRIASQELTLEQEVLAAVRRALPAASPSFWDMTILAYWAWSAFDPRGTNLMHSAQGAGGLGYGFPAALGAAAADPTRPVLAVSGDGGALYSIAELATARQYDLPVTWLIVDDGGYGILREYMTDAFGQATATELTRPDYVALAESFGVPGVRTTPQTLEEDLAKALAAPGPSVVVLPAVLRMFAPTHLTA, from the coding sequence GTGACTCACGACCACGACCTGGTACTCCGCCCGACCGACCAGCAGACGGAGGCCGCCCTGAATCCCCCTCCGGGCCGCAACGGCGGGGACCTGGTCGTGGAGACACTGGCCGGGCTCGGCGCCACCACGGTCTTCGGACTGCCCGGCCAGCACGCGCTCGGCATGTTCGACGCCCTGCGCAGGTCCGCTCTTCGCTATGTGGGCCTGCGGGTGGAGAACAACGCGGGCTTCGCGGCGGACGCGTACGGCCGGATCACCGGCGAGGCAGCGCCTCTGCTGCTCTCGACCGGCCCCGGCGCGCTCACCTCGCTGGCCGCTCTGCAGGAGGCGGCGGCGGCCTCGGCCCCCGTGCTGGCGATCAGCAGCCAGATCCCGACGGCCGGCCTGGGCGGCGGCCGCCACGGCTATCTGCATGAACTCCCCGACCAGGCGGCCTCGTTCCGGGGCGTGGTGAAGTCGGTTCACACGGTCCGCACGCAGTCCCAGATCCCGTCCGCGATCGCGGCGGCCTGGAAGTCGGCGCTGACCGCGCCGCACGGCCCGGTGTGGGTGGAGATCCCGCAGGACGTCCTGCTCGCCGAGACCACCCTGCCGGTGGTGACGGCACCGGACGCGACCCCGGAGGACCTGGCCCCCCGGCCCGAACTGACCGCGGTGGCGGCACACTTGCTGTCCCGGGCCTCCCGCCCGGCGATCATCGCGGGCGGCGGGGTCGTACGGTCGGACGCCTCGGGCAAGCTGCGCCTGCTGGCCGAGAGGCTCCAGGCGCCGGTGGTGACGACGTTCGGCGGCAAGGGCGCGTTCCCGTGGGAGCACCCGCTGTCCCTCCAGTCCTGGCTGGAGGACCGCCATACGACCGACTTCCTGGAGGACGCGGACGTCCTGCTGGTGGTGGGCTCGGGCCTCGGCGAACTCTCCTCCAACTACCACACGTTCAAGCCGCGCGGCCGGGTCATCCAGATCGAGGCCGACCTCGGCAAGCTGGAGTCCAACCACCCCGCCCTCGGCATCCACGCGGACGCGCGCCTGGTGTTGCAGGCGCTGCTGGAGACGGTGGAGGAGCGGACGGACGACTCGGCGCCGGAGCGGGTGCGGGAGCTGCTGGCGAAGGTGGCTTCCCGTATCGCGTCCCAGGAACTCACCCTGGAGCAGGAGGTGCTGGCCGCCGTCCGCCGCGCCCTGCCCGCCGCGTCCCCCTCCTTCTGGGACATGACGATCCTGGCGTACTGGGCGTGGTCGGCCTTCGACCCGCGGGGCACGAACCTCATGCACTCCGCGCAGGGCGCCGGAGGCCTCGGCTACGGCTTCCCGGCGGCGCTCGGCGCGGCGGCGGCCGACCCGACGCGCCCGGTGCTGGCGGTGTCGGGCGACGGAGGCGCCCTGTACTCGATCGCGGAACTGGCGACGGCCCGGCAGTACGACCTGCCGGTCACCTGGCTGATCGTCGACGACGGCGGCTACGGCATCCTCCGCGAGTACATGACGGACGCCTTCGGCCAGGCGACGGCGACGGAACTGACCCGCCCCGACTACGTGGCCCTGGCGGAGTCCTTCGGCGTGCCCGGGGTCCGTACGACCCCGCAGACCCTGGAGGAGGACCTGGCGAAGGCGCTGGCCGCGCCCGGCCCGTCGGTGGTCGTGCTCCCGGCGGTGCTGCGGATGTTCGCGCCGACGCACCTCACGGCCTGA
- a CDS encoding peptidoglycan-binding protein, which produces MSRWKQLPDSLDPRVRRLAVQMRRVKDHSGLGLQALAARTGYSRASWDRYLNGRSFPPQEAVAALARACDIDPARLLAMHEVAVAAGRGGESGAGPAAETESGADSVPGGQKPAAGGGGRRTRTAVLASAVLVAAAVIALLVAAPWDGGRRRTTDRPVSADASAPASGTGTGKGAFVYRAGKDYPCRVHRAQDGLLYAGYSTTRVALIGMGSAQWSVVEAQCLLRHHGLSPGIADGAFGSRTERAVERLQERAHLRVDGVVGEDTWGVLRK; this is translated from the coding sequence ATGTCTCGTTGGAAGCAGTTGCCGGACTCGCTCGACCCGCGCGTGCGACGACTGGCCGTACAGATGCGCCGTGTCAAGGACCACAGCGGTCTGGGTCTGCAGGCCCTGGCCGCCCGCACGGGGTACAGCCGTGCCTCCTGGGACCGCTACCTCAACGGCCGTTCGTTCCCGCCGCAGGAGGCGGTGGCGGCACTGGCCCGCGCCTGCGACATCGACCCGGCCCGGCTGCTGGCCATGCACGAGGTGGCGGTGGCGGCGGGGCGGGGCGGAGAGAGCGGTGCCGGTCCGGCCGCGGAGACGGAATCGGGGGCGGACTCCGTGCCGGGCGGGCAGAAGCCGGCGGCGGGAGGCGGGGGACGGCGGACACGCACCGCCGTACTGGCCTCGGCCGTGCTCGTGGCGGCGGCCGTGATCGCCCTGCTGGTGGCCGCGCCCTGGGACGGCGGCCGGAGACGGACCACCGACCGGCCGGTCTCCGCGGACGCCTCCGCACCGGCCTCCGGTACCGGGACGGGGAAGGGGGCGTTCGTGTACCGGGCAGGCAAGGACTACCCGTGCCGGGTGCACCGCGCCCAGGACGGGCTGCTGTACGCGGGGTACAGCACCACCCGTGTCGCCCTGATCGGCATGGGATCCGCGCAGTGGTCCGTCGTGGAGGCGCAGTGCCTGCTGCGCCACCACGGCCTCTCGCCGGGGATCGCCGACGGGGCGTTCGGCTCCCGCACCGAGCGCGCCGTGGAGCGGTTGCAGGAGCGGGCCCACCTCCGCGTGGACGGGGTGGTCGGCGAGGACACCTGGGGGGTGCTGCGGAAGTGA
- a CDS encoding helix-turn-helix domain-containing protein: MTSGDRPLECERLAETLRGLRARTGLSLAALAAKTPYSKSSWDRYLHGRTVPPRQAVAGLCELAGEDPGRVLALWELADAVAGGRAAGGGRPGVAEPASAPAEPPPAENADGSSHRGLLAAVGGGLTVLAVVGALAATGAFTRPTPNASPSPSPSAPAPVQGCHGSGCTGKDPETYGCGADPVPVTLGRRSFPGPTVVKIRHSTACGAVWARIDLGKVGDRAEILVPHHAPWRTEVKDRYDAKDSLSTPMVAATRPELNGVRACLVRDGERHCFGPEE, translated from the coding sequence GTGACGTCCGGGGACCGGCCGTTGGAGTGCGAGCGCCTGGCGGAGACCCTGCGCGGGCTGCGGGCCCGGACCGGGCTGAGCCTGGCCGCGCTGGCCGCGAAGACGCCGTACAGCAAGTCGTCCTGGGACCGCTATCTGCACGGCCGTACCGTCCCGCCCCGGCAGGCGGTCGCCGGACTGTGCGAGCTGGCGGGCGAGGATCCCGGGCGGGTGCTGGCCCTGTGGGAGCTGGCCGACGCGGTGGCCGGCGGACGGGCGGCCGGAGGCGGGCGCCCCGGCGTGGCCGAGCCGGCTTCCGCCCCGGCCGAGCCGCCTCCGGCCGAGAACGCCGACGGCTCGTCCCACCGCGGCCTGCTCGCCGCAGTCGGCGGCGGGCTCACGGTCCTCGCGGTCGTCGGGGCGCTCGCGGCCACCGGCGCCTTCACCCGGCCCACCCCGAACGCGTCCCCTTCCCCGTCCCCCTCCGCACCCGCGCCGGTGCAGGGATGCCACGGCAGCGGCTGCACGGGCAAGGACCCCGAGACGTACGGCTGCGGAGCCGACCCCGTGCCGGTGACCCTGGGCCGGCGGAGCTTCCCCGGGCCCACGGTGGTGAAGATCCGGCACAGTACGGCCTGCGGCGCGGTGTGGGCGCGGATCGACCTCGGGAAGGTGGGGGACCGCGCGGAGATCCTCGTACCGCACCACGCCCCGTGGCGGACCGAGGTCAAGGACCGGTACGACGCCAAGGACTCCCTGTCGACCCCGATGGTCGCCGCCACCCGGCCCGAACTGAACGGCGTACGAGCCTGCCTGGTCCGTGACGGCGAGCGGCACTGCTTCGGCCCGGAGGAGTAG
- a CDS encoding DUF397 domain-containing protein, translated as MIIPTSWKKSSFSGGGEGNDCVEVADLDTHIAIRDSKAPARATLTVPVGAFAHFIRDLKATHTTKSNLTPR; from the coding sequence ATGATCATCCCCACCTCATGGAAGAAGTCGTCCTTCTCCGGCGGAGGCGAGGGGAACGACTGTGTCGAAGTCGCCGACCTGGACACCCACATAGCCATCCGCGACTCCAAGGCCCCCGCCCGAGCCACTCTCACCGTCCCGGTCGGTGCCTTCGCCCACTTCATCAGGGACCTGAAGGCGACCCACACCACGAAGTCAAACCTCACCCCCCGGTGA